The Pseudomonas fluorescens genome segment GGATCAGGACGAACTGAGCAGCGCCCTGTCGCAAAAATCCAATGACGGTTTGCTGGTCAACCTGAGCAAACAATTCGGCGACCTGGACAGCGACAGCAACGGCAGCCTCAGCGCCGAAGAAATGGCCGCCATGGCCCCACCGCCACCACCCGACCACAACCAGGCCCCCAATACCGACCTGGCCGACGCCCTGATCAAAGCCCTCGACACCGACGGCGACGGCGCCATCAGCGGCGACGAACTGAGCAGCGCGTTGCAGGCCAGCGAAAGCACCTCGTCCTCCAGCAGCGATAGCAGTGCGGCGCTGCTCAAGGTACTGGATAGCGACAGCAGTGGTGGCGTGAGCAGTGACGAGTTGAAGGTGGCGTTACAGGCGGGGCGCCAGCGTCCGGGCGATGAACAGACTGCCAGTACTACTCAAACCACGACCGAAGCACTGAACCGGATGATTGCCAATCTGAGCAAGCAGTATTCGCTCGGTGGAACGGCGTCGGTGGGCAAGTATTTGAATGTGGCGACTTGAAGTAATGCGGTGAAGTGATCGCTGGGCGATCAGAGCTTGCCAGGTTAGTCGTTTGCCTTCGTTTTGCGGGGTGTCAATGAAAGCCACCCCCCACCCTAGCCCTCTCCCATAGGGAGAGGGGACTGACCGAGTTGTTTGGGAGAGGTACGCCGACGTGACATACCGAGGTGAACTCGGGTCTTTAAAAGCACACATCCCGCACCGGCCTCCTCTACCTCTACCTCTACCTCTGCTTCTGCCTTGGCTTTGGCTTCCCACCACTCAACACGATGAGCGTTAGCTCAAGTACCGCTTTTGACGTACCGGCCCCGTTGAGAGGCTGAGTGGAGGGATTTATCCGGGGGTGGGCGCGAAGCGCCGTTTGGCGAAGCCAAACACATCGAGAGGAGGTGCAGCGAAGCAAACCGTAGGCGATGCCCCCGGATGAATCCCGGAGCGAAGGGACGCCGAGCCACAGCGAGGCGCCGAACGTTGGGGCCAAGCCTTTTGGTTCCTTTTTGGCGTCTGAAAAAGGGACTCGCCGTAAGGGCGAAACCGCCAGCCGCAACACCCGAAGAAACGGATATTCACCCAAAACAACCCAAAGCCTGGCCGGCCCGAAGGCCGCCAAGGCTAACCTTCAACGCCGATCCTCAACCCGAGCCTGACTCTTGCTCCAATCCGTCAACAAACTATAAGCAACCGCCAAAAGCGTAGGCCCGATAAACAACCCGATAAACCCAAACGCAATCAACCCGCCAAACACCCCGAGCAACACAATCACCAG includes the following:
- the xopAW gene encoding EF-hand domain-containing protein, whose product is MIGSVSNYTSYTSTSSTTTQNARSQQLQKELFAKLDSNGDSAVDQDELSSALSQKSNDGLLVNLSKQFGDLDSDSNGSLSAEEMAAMAPPPPPDHNQAPNTDLADALIKALDTDGDGAISGDELSSALQASESTSSSSSDSSAALLKVLDSDSSGGVSSDELKVALQAGRQRPGDEQTASTTQTTTEALNRMIANLSKQYSLGGTASVGKYLNVAT